gcagtgaataagaaaaatatataagaaaagaaagatgtgCTTTagtgaacaaaaaatgcaCCAAAAGTGGATCAATGTGTAAATTACCATCCTATGTCGACAGCATGGATAGGAAGGGTGCATTATTTGTTGTCATTCAAGCAATTTGGGATTTCCCACAGCACACCTGATGATCTCACACTGTTTATGCATGAAGGCTCATTAAAATCTTACCTCTGTCGAACAAAATATGACCACCCAAGACTTGTTAGTACCTTCCTCCtgatttttgtctttggtCTCGTCACAGTGTATGACTCCGCCTCAGAGCCCCAGCTTTGCCGAAACCTCATCCTCCAGCGGCGGCGCGTCCTCGCAATGCACTGCCTCCTCCGTGGCCAAGAGCCCGCCCTCACTCGCCCCTCCCTGCAGGTCCATGGCGACGAGCGTAATCCGCCACACGGCGGACAGCTCCCTGTGCCAATACCACATTCCAGTGGCCCCCAATTTAGAGAAGGCGACAGCCCGCCAGCTGCAGCAGAGCATCACACCTCcatctcctcttcttcctcttcctggcATACGCTCGACAACAGAGGCTGGTCCTCCCAGACCCTCTTTGGACACTGTCTCCACTCCCATTCCTATTAACATTCAACAGCGAAACAGCCCCCCTGCTCAGGCGACCCTGACCCCGACTCCAGTCACCAGCCCTCAAATCATCTGCCAGATGTTCCCCTTTAGCGCCCAATCAGGTATAATATCAACCTTAATCCCCAGCACGGTCCAGACGTCGTCCGCCGGGGCCCGGACTGCGCCCCTTCTGTCTCAGCCTGGCTCCGCCAATCCCGCCGCAGTGCAGCAGTCTCTCATCGTGGGCTCGGCGGTGCCTCAGGGTACGGTGATGCTGGTCCTCCCCCAGTCCTCGGTCTCCCAGGCCTCCCACGGACCTCAGACTGTCATGACGCTGGGCAACACCAAACTGCTCCCGCTGGCACCGGCTCCGGTCCACGTGCCCACGGGTCTCGGCGGTGGTGCGGCGGCCACAAAGATGGACTTTTCCCGCCGGAGGAACTATGTGTGCAACTTCCCCGGTTGCCGAAAGACGTACTTCAAGAGCTCGCACCTCAAGGCTCATCTTCGCACGCACACGGGTGAGCATTTTTGGGCCCTTCGTTGTTAATGACTCACACAGATGCGGAATTCGGTGCGCCTGCCTCAATGTCCTGTTTGTACCATAAAAATGGTGTGTTCTAATTTATGTTCTAGTGACTTTGCTGACCACCACCTTctcgtttttttaattgcaggtGAAAAGCCGTTCAGCTGCAGCTGGGACGGCTGCGACAAAAGGTTCGCCCGCTCCGACGAGCTCTCCCGCCACCGGCGGACGCACACCGGCGAGAAGAAATTCGTGTGCCCCGTGTGCGATCGGCGATTCATGCGCAGCGATCACCTCACCAAACACGCCCGGCGTCACATGACCACCAAGAAAATTCCCACCTGGCAGGCCGACGTTCGGAACCTGAACAAGATGGCCACTGgcaaaaaccctaaccctgccAAACCCAGTCTGGCCACAATAAGCATGCTGGTACCTGCCGGCTCTCAGTAGGCAAGGAACACTTAACCAATGCAGGGAGCGGCCTGGCACATAACGGCCGTCTTGACTCataggaagaaaagaaaacaaaacaaaacaaagaaaaaaaacatgcactgGACCTTTACATCTCTACTGCTCATTTGTACATTTACACAAAAGGATTCTTTTTGTTAAATGGATGCACTCTTTGCCAAAGCCTTTGTACAACTTTGAATTTCATATTTTCCACCCttctgcaacattttttttatttgttgtgacACATATGTGAATGTTTTGCTGCGATTCCTATTTGAGGAACGTGTTGAAATACATATACCaacaatgtaaataaaatgtaatcgCCATTACTATGATACCTTTATGATTACCGCATACCTCTATGTGTAACTTTCATATTATTTAATACATATTTGTAATTAAAAAGATGACTCATTTACTGTTCACACTTGTCTTTGTTGGTTGTTTTCTACTTTTTAGTCATAACTTTTCCAGTATCTAATCCAGGAAAAACAAGGTGTGGGCTCTCAGTTGAGTCAGCAACTCTCCGTAAAAGACAACGGAGTGGTGCCGCCTTCTCACATCCTGCGTGTCACACTATTCGCCCTCGCCGCCCTTTTTTGGTCTGGAGCGTGTACGCGCATCCTCCCAAATGTGCTGACGAATATGTGGGACAACTTCCTTTCTGGCCCACTGATTGGTTTATCGGTGCTATAAAAGCTCGGTTTTGTAAGACCACGCAGAGACGTCATGTCTTGTTTATTCACCAGGCTGCCAAAGTGTTCAGTGAGTCAGGGCAGCGCAAAAATGTTGTGTGCTCTCGCCATTCATTTTAAGTCACATTGAaaacagatttatttataCGCACTTTCATTCAAGTGTGATATACAAAAGAGGGCAGCAATGTGAGTAGTGGTACACATCTGCCTCATAACCTTTAATGCTTATTATAATGagccatccattcattttcaataCACCTTATCCTCGTTACGATTACATACCAAATTAGACCATAATAATTGTCATTAGATATTTTGATGTAACTTATATAAGGCAAGTTGCATCCAGTGCGTCAGTATGCCTCCCCCATGCTTCTTCCTGGTAGCGGTCTCACCTAGCAACAGGGCCTTTCTTCCtatcagagagagagaaaaatggaCTCTTGGGGGCGCGACCAATCATATTGCTTGCCTGCACACTCGCCCCTTTGCCTTACTGACCGACTTAACGCCGCGGCTTGATTCGTCCCCTGGAACGCGGTCAATAGTGCCATCTGGTGGCTACATTAAAACATTACCCtaacatgtaaaataaatgaattcagcaaaacaaggaaaaataacaaaaatttaaataaaacacagtaaattatattttaaaacgtCCCATAAATTTATGTTGCGTCAAATGGTTTTGGATAAGAGGAAGTCATGTGACCTTCAATCGATTGGTTtggcaaaacagaaaaaaaaaaaaaagccggaAATGTGCatacaatttttaaaatagtattGTGTAGATTACTTAtaagcacaaaataaaaaaaattcttgctctttttttaatttattttttcccacgTGTCAACGGTGTATTCGTTTCTATGGTTACAGTACACGCATGACAAATTTAGTGAAGGGAATAGAACGAAGTTAGATTGTCTTAGCTCCTCCATAACGGCAAACATACTGAAATCAAACTGAAGACATACTTTGAATTCGGGAAAATGCACGGTAAGttcaaacaatttaaaagctaACTTTTTGCATTGTTCGTCACGAGTGTCACTTCCTTTAGTTGACTTAATGCTTAATCAAAGCCtatatcatcatcatatttGTTTACTGGTGCTATTAACGCTGCCAAACTGGAGcagagcatttttttaaataaaaataataaaatgttttttgtgggCTTAGGGAACAATGCTACCCAACATGTTCATTTTTGGGTGTTCTCATTGCAGGAGAGGCAAAACCTTCGCTGTTGTCCTAATATAATATCTTTAAATTAATTTCCCTGGGTTCTTTGTGATTACTCGACTTCATCATGGAAATTGGAGAAAAGCTAAAAGAGCTCAACATGACAGGAGATGAAATAAAGAGATTGACAAAGGCGTTTAAAGATGAAAAATTCAGGGAAATGCTGAATGATTACGCCCAAGAGATAGCAGATCCGGAGAATAGGAGGATCTACGAGGAGGAGATTGCTATTCTGGAGAAGGAAAGGGGTAACACCATCGAGTTCATCCACCCGAAGCCATTCAGGGCTTTGAGGACCAGTGTGAACCGCAAGCAGAAGTGCTACATCAACATCTGCGCTAATGACAAAGTTGGGAAGCCTGAGTGTAAGTGGGGTGTTTCAGAAGATGGCCGCAGAGGGCAATGCTGGTCACTCCCTCACAATATGCACCCAGGAAGGCAAGACACAGATCCAAAGGGGAACAAAGTCATGAtctatgatgtcattttccacCCTGACACGCTCCACatagcaaataaaaaagcagAATTCATGCAAATGGTAATCAGCACGGCCATTCAGGGAATCCAAGATGCCTTTAAGGTGACGTTGGATAAAAACAATGTGAGGGAGATGAAGACAAAGTACAAAGGTACGCCTCAGCCTTGTGTTATCCGTAAAGCCATCCCTGGACATATAGCTAAGCCTCCTGAAGACCACCCGCTTGCCTTCCCATACCCAGatgaaaaaaccccaaaaaccATCCCTGATCCCAAACCGCAGAGCTTTCAAATTCAGGATGAGAAAAGCAAAGCGCCCACTGAGCCAAGCTACTCCGTCAAATATCGATCATTTATCGACCTGCAGGACTTCAGATGTTCCAGGGACTCTGGAAAGAGCCCCAGGCCCAAAGAAATTGTCATCACCATCGACGTACCGCTCCTGAAGTCAGTTGCGAACGCTAACCTTGAAGTGAAGCAGAAAAGTCTGCTGCTGGAGTCTGAGACGCCCGCCTACCGTCTGGAGCTACCTCTTTCCTACCCAGTGGATGAAGAAAGAGGACAAGCCAAGTTCAGCAAGCAGAGAGGACAACTAACAGTCACACTGCCCGTCCTTCCCTCCAATGACGCGATGGAATTCTGCTGGAGTAATAACGTCTCGGAAGGTGACACGGAGGAACGGAAAATGGAAGGTGAAGAAAGTCAACTAATTGAAGGGGAGGTGATAAAAGGTCAGGACGGAGGTCAGACTGTGATTGGTGAAGAAGACACAGGTGTGGAGGAGCAGCTGAAAGACAAGGGAACAGATGAAGAACatgtggaggaggaaaaagaacTTGAAGAAAATAGAGATCAGAATGTACTTCACATTAAAGAGAGTCTCGTCTAccacattgaaaataaaaatgaagatCCAGTGAAGGAAGAAGATGCGTCACAGAGAATTGATTCCAATCAGGGAAACCCAGCAAGTGTTGATCTCCAGATCCCCACCCAACTTTCTAAAAATCCAAGCGTCCAAGTGAAGGATGATGACTCTATGCAAGAAACTGCAGGGATAGAAGAGCAGATGAAGAAAGACCAGGTTTATCGTGAAGGTGAGGAACCTAAAATAGGCGAGCGCCAAAAAGTCGATATTAGTGAGGAGGAGCAGCTCACAGAGAAGAGAACATGCGGAGAGCTTGAGGAGGAACAagtcattgaaaaaaagaccATAGAAAGTGGAAAACAGGATGCCCTTCAAAGTCAGGTCAACCTCAATGAAAATGCTTCGGCGTGGGAAGAGGAGCCGTTGACAGGGAAACGAAGAGATGAGGACACgcaagaaaatgaagaacaGGATGTACTGTGCATTCAAGAAAGTCAGATCAACCTCAGTGATAATATTATTGAGGCTCAAGTGAGGGAagatgatgtaccacagagaATGCACTCTCAAATAAACCCGGCAAGTCAAGATGCATGTTTAGACTCAAGCAGCCAAGCGGAGAACGTTGAAATGGAAGAAGCTGCGGAAATCAAAGAAAAGGATGTTACGGTGAGTCCTCACTCAAAACCTGCTTGTCATTCCTTATATAAAACTAAAACTCAACTTCATTTACACAACCACAGCTGCATAAAGAGgagtataaaaaataaaaatctgtcaaaaagttaaaacaaatgactaacataaaaaaaaatgattcattagACAAATTATATTACGGATAATTACGTATCGTTTAGAATACAACGTTTTGTAAGTATGACTCAGAGTAGGCTTTATAGATCCAGTAATCTTTGGGTGTAACCAATTAATCATTGGATGtactgcccaaaaaaaaaaaaaacacctccaAACAATCGCGGGTGGTGCCACAAAATAGCTGTaattaaatttgacatttgatgTCTATATAACATCACAACTAAAGTAGAACACAATCCATTCCGTAATCCTGGTTGTCTTCCAAGTtgttccaataaaaaaaataaaaagtataaaatatataatacaaGCAAAAGTTAAATTTTtactaaattaaattaaagacATCAGGCAGATGATACAAGGAAAGGTCGTTTGCAGACCAatactgccatctagtggcaatTTATATGAATGCAATGACCCAgtcaaaaatacatatttagaTAATTTATTGTCAGTGTGGTACTGCTTCCCCCTAAACATACCTAAAATAAtcgttagctttttttttgtcaaataaaattcacTTAAGGCTTGTATTTTATATAGTGTAAAATATTcacagagaaaataaaatatgtattttatttctaccaGATGGAACTAGAGACACTACAGGAGGCATCTGGTGAAGCCACGCCCACAGAAATAAGCTTTAAAAACACCACAAAAACAAGTGAGACACTAGAAGAACCTTTTTACATAGGAGCAGGCGACAAAATAACCCAGATAACTGAGGAAAGCAGCCCAACTTCCACAAAGGATGAGGCGAGGatgaaggaagaggaggcagaGAACTTGCCAGAAAAGGAGATCATCCAAAAACCAGAACCAGAGAAGAATTCACCGCCTGTCTCATTGAGAGAAATCGACCAAGACGGAAACGAGACAGTGTTTAGCGATCACGCCACATCGGCAGGATTTACCTTTCAGAACTCCCTCTTGTATGAACTTGACTGACACTAAAGAATTATTagattatcattttttttaaaaatcacaaaaccTGGCATAGAAAGTTATTCTATCAACTGTAAATTCTACATAAATCTTCAATTGAGTGACAAATGGCTTGAAGCGAAATTAAATACTAATTGAAAATTGTCAGAATTAATCCAGAAATTAAATTTGAGGTGCCACAATGAACTTCTTGAAACAAATACTTTTATTGAAATTTTCAACATATAGAAAAATAGTAGGTCACGAGCACAAcacaaactctttatttagccTTCTGgtagagagaaagagagagagagaggcaatTGAGGTCACAGCACATCTTAATTGCATTATGCAAATAGGTCAGTAGAAGGATGCAGGACAATTCAGCTGGAGTAGATACGCTTGCCTCCTCTTTTTGCCATTTCTTATTtctagaaataaaatactgaGCCCCCAACAGCGTCCAGAGTTCAAAAAGTGTCACGTCCTCGCCATCCTCATCTGATTCCCCTCTGGATAGAATTGTCCAAGAATTCGGAATAGCAAGAAAGGGAGCAAAAGTACTGCTGCACGGGAGCGTCCGTCCCTCCCATATCGTCCACGAGAACCACCGTGTGAGAAACTTGGTGCAGGTTCATGCTCACGCACGTCTTGATGTAAAAACTGACGCAGAAGCGGCCGCAGTCGCAAAGCTTGGCCAATTCCAGGTCTCGGCACAAGTGAGTGGGGATGAGGTGAGGTCCGTATGGGATTCtgatggaagaaaatgaaagttCATTAGATGATGAGGTGGCACTAGTTATGCGAAATTCTTGATCGATTGATTGTATGTGTAATGCAGGATTTTAAAACACCTGAGGTTAGCTACAGCCCTGGAAGCTAGCTCTTGAAGAGGAACCGGGAACGCCAGCCGCATGATGTCATCCAGAGGGTTGGGCTGGACGAACGGGTTTCCGAATAAGTCCAAGTTCTCCAGTTTCAGCTTGCGGAAGTTGCCGGGCAGCGCGGCTAGCTGGTTGTGGGCCGCCGACAGGAACCTCAATTTAGCGAGACGTCCCAAGTGGAAGGGCAGAGTGATGAGCTTATTTTCATCCAGCTTGAGGTTCACCAGCTCACGGAGCTGGCAGAACTGAGCGGGAAGCGATTGTAGCCGGTTCTGACTGAGGTCCAGGAGCTGGAGGGTCTGCTGTAATGTGGACAGACAGAGGGCCTCGCTAAAAGTTTCCAGGTGGTTACTGTGGAGGATCAGCTCGGACAGGCAGCCCAGATCGCCGATGGTGGCCGGGAGCTTCTTGATGTGGTTGTTGCTGAGGTCCAGCTTGCGAAGagctacacacaaaaaaaagtgtgaggcATCCAAGTGTACTGATCGTGTTCTTTGAGCATCACATACCTTTCAGTGACAGCATGCGCGTATCGATGCGCGACAGCTTGCAGTAGGACACCTGAAGCTGCTCCAGGGAGTACGGGAAGTTGCAGGTGAGCGGGTAGTCCTTCTTGGAGACGATGGTCATCTTCTTCTTGGGCTGCTCCACATCCCTGGCGCGGACGGGCGTGAGAGTGGAGAGCGGCAGGCTGCTGGCTTCGCTCCCCCTGTCCGCCAAGCGGGCGGCCGAGAGGAAGTTCTTCAAGCTGTTTGCGTCGGCCTGAGTGTCAAGTGACATCATTAGCGTGTTGATACGGTGGATGCCAGACATCATTTTGCGGCCTTTTCCAAAACGGGTAGCACTCGAGCTGTCGTCTAAAGCCACTGTCGGGCATTTGCAAAGTGAATGTTATTGTCAGTCGTGTTCAAAATGGAGGTGAAAGGTCACAGCTGCCTGACAGCATTCAGGCAGAGGAAGCCACTGGAAGCAATGAGGCTGCCAGGGTGTCTGGCCACGGCCGTCAAAACAAACGCTTTTTGTACGGGTAACAAACGGGCAATTGAATGCCTCTCGATGCCTTTTGATAAATCAACGACACGCCTACCTTGCTCAGCGAGATGTCGACAGCAGGTTCCTTTAATCTCACCGTGGCCTTGCCATCCTCTACAAACCACGTGAAGAACTTCTCAATGTTGTCTTTGAGCTGCAAGACAAAATTGGCTCACGTTCAACGAGTGgaaaatttcatttcacaacAACATGACACAACGTTGGTCACACTCTCCACAAGCTTAAACAGGAACGTATGCGTGCGTCACTTTTGCAGTGtcacaatatttaaaaaatggtatATGAGATTGGGACAAAATTTCAAGGGTGTCAAATGagttacttttctttttgattctAGCTATATtaataaactaaaaataataagaaaggTGAATTGTGTCTCTTATTAgtctccccaaaaaaaaatattgtttacaGATCAAGCAACAAGCCACTCTATTGTATTTTTACCACCGACGTATAGTGacaggcaaaaataattcaatccTCTTACGCTAGATGGCGTACGAGACATAATTAGCCATAACACATCAAGTAAATCGTGTCAGCTTTGTCAGACCTTATACTTTGATCCTGTTCTGTCCTTGGCGGTGCAGATCATCAAGTAGACATTACAGCGTTGATTGGTCTTGTCCAAGTTCTTCCCGATGGACAGCACCGCCCTTACCCCCTTGCCGCGACTTTTCATACCGAAGGTGGGAAGCATACGGTTGACCACCTCCACATCGCACTGCAACTTCATCCTGATCGGCTATCGGGGATTAAAGTTTCACAGCCAGCTCCGCGCTAACAAGGGCCGGGGTGATGCATACCTCCAGGGGGGGAAACTTCGATGAAAACCACCCGCCGATGCTACGCACGTATGGCGTGTCGGAGTTCAAAGAAAATCGGAGAAAAAGTCACGATTGCACGATCGGATGGTAGTGCAGAAATCCTGGCGACACCCGACTGTGTTTGCTTAGTACAGAGTAGTAGATGATGACAAGGAGTCGATTAGCTCACTGTTAGCGCCGTGAGCGCGCGCGTCGGCAATGACGCCAGaatactttcaaaataaaacattgtgttAGGAATAACACAAGGTCTTCCAAAATAATACACTGTCTGTAGTCATGTGATATTTTGAAAGAGCGGATGAAAGGTAATAAggcacaaatataaaatagttGGAAAATTGAGGAACGTATTCAGCAATAtttaaagacttttttttaatggttgaACTGGACAAATCAAATTAGGCTACATGATGGGTTgtcacttgtttttcttgaaaacaaattataaaataataataataataataataataataataatatatatatatatatatatatatatatatataataatccGGGTCCGGATTTAAAAATTGCGTTTGCCTCAATTAACCTTCAAGTTTGGaatgattcattcattgaaAGCAGTTTTCTCTAGTTCTGTATGTACATAAATTAAGTCTCTTGTTTACAGGGATGTCTCCACGCATGATGAGTCCCTTCGAATGTAACAATGCTGAGGCCCTCCTCTGCCGTCATCGCTCCCGCACCCGTCAGGTCCGTGCACGATCAGCACAGGAAAGAACCTGGCATCGCTGTAATTGGGCGGACTATCGCTGAgggccagctggctggagtcCGAGCGGCTCTGCTCATCCATGCAGCAGGGGTCCGTCATGTTGCTGCTGCGGCTCCTCCATAGCGCCACCGTGCGACGTGACCCGTACATGCGACACAACGAG
Above is a genomic segment from Syngnathus acus chromosome 22, fSynAcu1.2, whole genome shotgun sequence containing:
- the klf11b gene encoding Krueppel-like factor 11b, giving the protein MPSRKYIEMDPRGNKSVDQCESYAKRRRHDTTEQPVPSGNSRCSPSLEYTDLEAAEALVCMSSWGHFVGSNRPNPCKPRPLTPASDSCDSILPPELPEPSKDFVSLSSLCMTPPQSPSFAETSSSSGGASSQCTASSVAKSPPSLAPPCRSMATSVIRHTADSSLCQYHIPVAPNLEKATARQLQQSITPPSPLLPLPGIRSTTEAGPPRPSLDTVSTPIPINIQQRNSPPAQATLTPTPVTSPQIICQMFPFSAQSGIISTLIPSTVQTSSAGARTAPLLSQPGSANPAAVQQSLIVGSAVPQGTVMLVLPQSSVSQASHGPQTVMTLGNTKLLPLAPAPVHVPTGLGGGAAATKMDFSRRRNYVCNFPGCRKTYFKSSHLKAHLRTHTGEKPFSCSWDGCDKRFARSDELSRHRRTHTGEKKFVCPVCDRRFMRSDHLTKHARRHMTTKKIPTWQADVRNLNKMATGKNPNPAKPSLATISMLVPAGSQ
- the dnaaf2 gene encoding protein kintoun, translated to MEIGEKLKELNMTGDEIKRLTKAFKDEKFREMLNDYAQEIADPENRRIYEEEIAILEKERGNTIEFIHPKPFRALRTSVNRKQKCYINICANDKVGKPECKWGVSEDGRRGQCWSLPHNMHPGRQDTDPKGNKVMIYDVIFHPDTLHIANKKAEFMQMVISTAIQGIQDAFKVTLDKNNVREMKTKYKGTPQPCVIRKAIPGHIAKPPEDHPLAFPYPDEKTPKTIPDPKPQSFQIQDEKSKAPTEPSYSVKYRSFIDLQDFRCSRDSGKSPRPKEIVITIDVPLLKSVANANLEVKQKSLLLESETPAYRLELPLSYPVDEERGQAKFSKQRGQLTVTLPVLPSNDAMEFCWSNNVSEGDTEERKMEGEESQLIEGEVIKGQDGGQTVIGEEDTGVEEQLKDKGTDEEHVEEEKELEENRDQNVLHIKESLVYHIENKNEDPVKEEDASQRIDSNQGNPASVDLQIPTQLSKNPSVQVKDDDSMQETAGIEEQMKKDQVYREGEEPKIGERQKVDISEEEQLTEKRTCGELEEEQVIEKKTIESGKQDALQSQVNLNENASAWEEEPLTGKRRDEDTQENEEQDVLCIQESQINLSDNIIEAQVREDDVPQRMHSQINPASQDACLDSSSQAENVEMEEAAEIKEKDVTMELETLQEASGEATPTEISFKNTTKTSETLEEPFYIGAGDKITQITEESSPTSTKDEARMKEEEAENLPEKEIIQKPEPEKNSPPVSLREIDQDGNETVFSDHATSAGFTFQNSLLYELD
- the lrr1 gene encoding leucine-rich repeat protein 1: MKLQCDVEVVNRMLPTFGMKSRGKGVRAVLSIGKNLDKTNQRCNVYLMICTAKDRTGSKYKLKDNIEKFFTWFVEDGKATVRLKEPAVDISLSKADANSLKNFLSAARLADRGSEASSLPLSTLTPVRARDVEQPKKKMTIVSKKDYPLTCNFPYSLEQLQVSYCKLSRIDTRMLSLKALRKLDLSNNHIKKLPATIGDLGCLSELILHSNHLETFSEALCLSTLQQTLQLLDLSQNRLQSLPAQFCQLRELVNLKLDENKLITLPFHLGRLAKLRFLSAAHNQLAALPGNFRKLKLENLDLFGNPFVQPNPLDDIMRLAFPVPLQELASRAVANLRIPYGPHLIPTHLCRDLELAKLCDCGRFCVSFYIKTCVSMNLHQVSHTVVLVDDMGGTDAPVQQYFCSLSCYSEFLDNSIQRGIR